One stretch of Candidatus Woesearchaeota archaeon DNA includes these proteins:
- a CDS encoding DNA topoisomerase VI subunit B, translated as MTDTKLEDYSETEEENKSKEVKELIEPKKTNNQSKAHEMAKSQREISIAEFFEKNRHLLGFDNKRKALLTTIKEAVDNSLDACEEADILPEITVEIHEIGTDKFRVIVEDNGPGIVKAQIPKIFAKLLYGSKFHKLKMQRGQQGIGISAAVMYAQLTTGKPAKIISKIHPNEPAHYYELKIDTATNKPDIIKDVKKEWYKENGTRIEIDLEASYNKGSQSVDEYIRETAVINPHVTLIYQPPKGEQLMLVRATEEKPKQAQEIKPHPYGVELGMLIKMLQRTETKTVKQFLKEDFSRVGDKAAEEILENSKLLSKTKTKDMSRDMAEQLMNGIKKTKLMMPPTDCIVPLGETMLEKGIKKEINAEFYTSVSRPPSVYRGNPFAIEVAIAYGGDQPADKSINVMRFANRVPLLYQQGACATQESITQTNWKSYGIQQTGSNMPVGPITIVIHIASVWVPFTSEAKEAIAHYPEIIKEMKLAIQEAGRNLAKYVKKKKRVKEELKKRSYIETYIPHIAEALKELTNCSATDEEIIKENLTELLEQQRGKVDSLDFDPTKNEEYNEEFAKIGREKEHDSNSEFSEENADEEDEK; from the coding sequence ATGACAGATACAAAACTAGAAGACTATTCAGAAACTGAAGAAGAAAACAAATCTAAAGAAGTAAAAGAACTAATAGAGCCCAAAAAAACAAACAACCAATCAAAAGCCCACGAAATGGCCAAAAGTCAAAGAGAAATATCCATAGCTGAATTCTTCGAAAAAAACAGACACCTGTTAGGATTTGACAATAAAAGAAAAGCACTACTCACCACAATAAAAGAAGCAGTTGATAATTCCTTAGATGCTTGCGAAGAAGCAGACATATTGCCAGAAATAACTGTGGAAATACACGAAATAGGAACAGATAAATTCAGAGTAATTGTAGAAGACAACGGTCCTGGAATAGTAAAAGCCCAAATACCAAAAATATTCGCTAAACTATTATATGGATCAAAATTTCATAAACTAAAAATGCAAAGAGGACAGCAAGGGATAGGAATCTCTGCCGCTGTAATGTACGCACAATTAACAACTGGAAAACCTGCAAAAATAATCTCAAAAATACACCCAAACGAACCTGCACACTATTACGAGCTAAAAATAGATACTGCAACAAATAAACCAGACATAATAAAAGACGTAAAAAAAGAATGGTATAAAGAAAACGGAACTAGAATAGAAATAGATCTAGAAGCAAGTTATAACAAAGGCTCACAAAGCGTGGACGAATACATAAGAGAAACCGCAGTAATTAATCCGCACGTAACACTAATATACCAACCCCCAAAAGGAGAACAACTAATGCTTGTTAGAGCAACAGAAGAAAAACCAAAACAAGCACAAGAAATAAAACCGCACCCATACGGAGTAGAGCTAGGAATGCTCATAAAAATGCTCCAAAGAACAGAAACAAAAACAGTAAAACAATTCTTAAAAGAAGACTTTTCAAGAGTGGGAGATAAAGCCGCAGAAGAAATATTGGAAAATTCTAAATTATTAAGCAAAACAAAAACTAAAGACATGTCAAGAGACATGGCAGAACAACTAATGAATGGTATAAAGAAAACAAAACTGATGATGCCTCCTACAGACTGCATAGTTCCTCTGGGAGAAACAATGCTGGAGAAAGGAATAAAAAAAGAGATCAACGCAGAATTTTACACATCAGTTTCAAGACCACCCTCAGTATATAGAGGAAATCCTTTCGCAATAGAAGTAGCAATAGCATACGGAGGAGATCAACCTGCAGACAAATCAATCAACGTAATGAGATTTGCAAATCGAGTACCATTACTATACCAACAAGGCGCATGTGCCACACAAGAATCAATAACCCAAACAAATTGGAAAAGCTACGGCATACAACAAACAGGAAGCAACATGCCTGTAGGCCCAATAACAATAGTAATACACATAGCATCTGTGTGGGTTCCATTTACAAGTGAAGCAAAAGAAGCAATAGCGCACTACCCTGAGATTATAAAAGAAATGAAACTCGCAATACAAGAAGCAGGAAGAAACCTTGCAAAATATGTAAAAAAGAAAAAAAGAGTGAAAGAAGAACTTAAAAAAAGAAGCTACATAGAAACATACATACCCCACATTGCAGAAGCATTAAAAGAACTAACAAATTGTTCAGCAACAGATGAAGAAATAATAAAAGAAAATCTTACAGAACTCTTAGAACAGCAAAGAGGAAAAGTAGACTCATTAGATTTTGACCCTACAAAAAACGAAGAATACAATGAAGAATTCGCAAAAATAGGAAGAGAAAAAGAGCACGATTCAAATTCCGAATTTAGCGAAGAAAACGCTGACGAAGAGGATGAAAAATGA
- a CDS encoding DNA topoisomerase IV subunit A, producing MTKTLEKIQTTAKKLFTNIKLKEKAEMESPVRSLNNVIYNKKDGFFELKGMMKKRTLTANTVKTFAQTLKMMALSKDLINSEDIATKREAYYVSKNWGEARFKEQPESDAVMDDIEATFACNREQLGFIADEHGGSVAGELTVIDKDSTTKKEIKIDCTKFGSGSYSIPSDVEHLKFETKAKFVLAIETQGMFERLNKHQYWKKANCIIISMSGVPSRSCRRFIRKLSDEANLPVHVFTDGDPYGMMNIYRTLKVGSGNAAHINEFFCVPKANFLGITPRDITEYKLPTHPLKEVDIKRAKDALKNDPFVKDYKEWQNALKEMIQMKVRAEQQALAKHGLNFVISDYLPEKMKNEKSWLP from the coding sequence ATGACTAAAACTCTAGAAAAAATACAAACAACAGCAAAAAAATTATTCACAAACATCAAACTAAAAGAAAAAGCAGAAATGGAATCTCCTGTAAGATCTTTAAACAATGTAATATATAACAAAAAAGACGGTTTTTTCGAACTTAAAGGTATGATGAAAAAAAGAACATTGACAGCAAACACCGTAAAAACATTCGCACAAACACTTAAAATGATGGCTTTATCAAAAGATTTGATAAACTCAGAAGACATAGCCACAAAAAGAGAAGCATACTATGTAAGCAAAAATTGGGGAGAAGCCAGATTCAAAGAACAACCAGAATCAGATGCTGTAATGGATGACATAGAAGCTACATTTGCTTGCAACAGAGAACAACTAGGATTTATAGCTGATGAACACGGCGGATCCGTTGCTGGAGAACTAACCGTAATTGATAAAGATTCGACAACAAAAAAAGAAATAAAAATAGACTGCACAAAGTTTGGATCGGGAAGTTATTCAATACCAAGCGACGTAGAACACTTAAAATTTGAAACAAAAGCAAAATTTGTACTAGCAATAGAAACACAAGGAATGTTTGAAAGACTAAACAAACACCAATATTGGAAAAAAGCAAACTGCATAATAATATCAATGAGCGGAGTACCATCAAGAAGTTGCAGAAGATTCATAAGAAAATTATCAGACGAAGCAAACTTACCAGTACATGTATTTACAGATGGAGATCCTTATGGAATGATGAACATATACAGAACATTAAAAGTAGGATCGGGAAACGCAGCACATATAAACGAATTTTTCTGCGTGCCAAAAGCAAACTTTTTAGGCATAACACCTCGAGACATAACAGAATACAAATTGCCAACACACCCTCTAAAAGAAGTAGATATAAAAAGAGCTAAAGATGCACTAAAAAATGATCCATTCGTTAAAGATTATAAAGAATGGCAAAATGCACTGAAAGAAATGATACAAATGAAAGTTAGAGCAGAACAGCAAGCTCTTGCAAAACACGGACTTAATTTCGTAATTTCTGATTACTTGCCTGAAAAAATGAAGAATGAAAAAAGCTGGCTACCATAA